From a region of the Salvia splendens isolate huo1 unplaced genomic scaffold, SspV2 ctg1106, whole genome shotgun sequence genome:
- the LOC121788648 gene encoding bifunctional nuclease 1-like has protein sequence MATIHGPVVCPVVRAKQTGVCSVPVDLPLLKAKLIRSGFWGLKGLSSGVANVSYRQNLRNCRPIRCSFSSSSDGNGSMAENFSESNADYVNSSVVEAVEVRSGADGFVIKMRDGGYLKCAHNNPQGGHLPDYAPHPAIVLKMEDGTGLLLPIIVLEMPSVLLMAAVRNVHIARPTMYQVVKDMVDKMGYTVKLVRVTKRVQEAYFAELHLAKLDNEADTVCFDLRPSDAINIAVRCKVPIQVNKLLAYSDGMKVIESEKVLAQSSSSEGPFFTQLDRPTGQPCIQTKEFNFVRNMLIAAVEERYRDAALWRDKLTQLRAKRNWA, from the exons ATGGCTACGATACATGGCCCCGTAGTTTGTCCTGTGGTCCGTGCAAAACAAACCGGGGTGTGCTCTGTACCCGTCGATTTGCCACTGCTAAAAGCAAAGTTGATTAGAAGTGGATTCTGGGGGCTCAAGGGGCTCAGCAGCGGCGTGGCTAATGTCAGTTACCGACAGAATTTGAGGAATTGCAGACCAATCCGCTGTAGTTTCAGTTCTTCATCAGATGGTAATGGTAGCATGGCAGAAAACTTCAGTGAGAGTAATGCAGATTATGTAAATTCAAGTGTCGTTGAAGCCG TTGAGGTGAGAAGTGGCGCAGACGGTTTCGTGATCAAGATGAGGGACGGAGGGTATTTGAAATGTGCTCACAATAACCCTCAAGGAGGCCATCTGCCCGACTATGCTCCGCATCCTGCAATTGTCTTGAAGATGGAAGATGGAACTGGTCTTCTTCTCCCGATTATTGTTT TGGAGATGCCGAGTGTTCTCCTCATGGCCGCTGTGCgcaatgtacatatt GCTAGACCAACTATGTATCAAGTGGTGAAAGATATGGTTGACAAGATGGGATATACA GTGAAGCTTGTACGTGTCACCAAGAGGGTGCAGGAGGCGTACTTTGCCGAGTTACATCTTGCAAAG CTGGATAATGAAGCTGATACCGTATGCTTTGATCTTCGTCCCTCGGATGCCATTAACATAGCGGTGAGATGCAAG GTGCCTATACAAGTCAACAAGTTGCTGGCATATAGTGATGGTATGAAGGTTATTGAATCTGAAAAGGTGTTGGCTCAAAGTTCATCATCAGAGGGTCCGTTTTTCACTCAACTGGATAG ACCCACAGGGCAGCCGTGCATTCAGACCAAAGAATTCAATTTCGTGCGCAACATGCTGATTGCCGCTGTTGAAGAACGCTACAGGGATGCAG CGTTGTGGAGAGACAAGCTGACTCAGCTTCGGGCCAAGAGAAACTGGGCATGA
- the LOC121788645 gene encoding phosphatidylinositol/phosphatidylcholine transfer protein SFH12-like → MKVTTLERYVLYQTQQYEKTIKVRFPACSAAANKHINRSIAILDVQAVSFKSFTSPVQKVLLQLRKIFNDNYPETLSEMVIVNASPGFKLLWNVIKCFLDPHTVSKIQVIGSKYQSKLLELVDKNELPDFLGGSCCCRNEGGCGCLNSDRGPWKHTSVAYTGE, encoded by the exons ATGAAGGTCACCACACTCGAACGCTACGTCCTGTACCAAACGCAGCAGTATGAGAAGACAATCAAAGTCAGATTCCCTGCCTGCTCTGCCGCTGCAAACAAACACATCAATAGGAGCATCGCCATCCTCGATGTTCAAGCTGTG AGTTTCAAGAGTTTCACTAGTCCAGTGCAGAAGGTTCTTCTGCAGCTGCGCAAGATCTTCAACGATAACTATCCTGAG ACGCTTTCTGAAATGGTGATTGTGAATGCCAGCCCTGGCTTTAAGTTGCTTTGGAACGTCATCAAGTGCTTCCTTGACCCTCATACAGTGTCCAAGATTCAG GTTATTGGCAGCAAGTATCAGAGCAAATTGCTTGAACTGGTTGATAAAAA CGAGCTGCCCGATTTTCTTGGGGGGAGCTGTTGCTGTAGGAATGAAGGAGGGTGTGGGTGTCTCAACTCAGACAGAGGTCCATGGAAACACACATCTGTGGCTTACACTGGAGAGTGA